A stretch of the Neisseria sp. DTU_2020_1000833_1_SI_GRL_NUU_006 genome encodes the following:
- the pgsA gene encoding CDP-diacylglycerol--glycerol-3-phosphate 3-phosphatidyltransferase: protein MPWNIPIFLTWMRVLLIPVFTLLFFLPKGWIAPETVNWTAAIIFALAAVTDWFDGFLARLWKQTSDFGAFLDPVADKLMVATALLLLVSLGRTYVIFAIIIIGREITISALREWMAQMGRRSSVAVATIGKFKTAAQMVAIFLLLLASNQFDNIFYQTGNILMFIASVLTLWSMFYYLKMAWQEIK from the coding sequence ATGCCTTGGAACATACCGATTTTTCTGACTTGGATGCGTGTTTTGCTGATTCCGGTCTTTACTTTGCTGTTTTTCCTGCCAAAAGGGTGGATTGCACCGGAAACCGTCAATTGGACTGCCGCTATCATTTTCGCACTCGCAGCCGTAACCGATTGGTTTGACGGATTTTTAGCAAGGCTTTGGAAGCAAACCTCCGATTTCGGCGCCTTCCTCGATCCCGTTGCGGATAAATTAATGGTAGCGACCGCATTATTGCTGCTGGTCAGCCTTGGTCGTACTTATGTTATTTTCGCCATTATCATCATCGGCAGGGAAATCACCATTTCCGCTTTGAGGGAATGGATGGCGCAAATGGGCAGACGCAGCAGCGTTGCCGTTGCCACCATCGGCAAATTTAAAACCGCCGCGCAAATGGTTGCCATATTTTTATTGCTCTTAGCCTCTAATCAGTTTGACAATATTTTTTACCAGACAGGTAACATATTGATGTTTATCGCATCTGTATTAACACTCTGGTCAATGTTCTATTATCTGAAAATGGCATGGCAGGAAATCAAATAA
- a CDS encoding Arm DNA-binding domain-containing protein: MKLNDRQIKNAKPAEKPFKLNDGKGLYLYINRNGGKLWRFDFSYNGKRKTLSIGKYPTVLLVEARQAAENACRLLVSGQDSGEAKQQEKRERQAAVINTFRNIAAEWHKHRETGLTGNHAARVWDSLEKDVSLRWAVCPSVKSKSVR; this comes from the coding sequence ATGAAGCTGAACGACCGCCAAATCAAAAACGCCAAGCCCGCCGAAAAACCATTCAAGCTGAATGACGGGAAGGGCTTGTATCTGTATATCAATAGGAACGGCGGGAAGTTATGGCGGTTTGACTTTTCGTATAACGGCAAACGGAAAACGCTTTCAATCGGCAAATATCCGACCGTATTACTGGTAGAAGCCCGCCAAGCCGCCGAAAACGCCTGCCGCTTGCTTGTATCGGGGCAAGACTCCGGCGAAGCCAAACAACAGGAAAAGCGCGAACGGCAAGCCGCCGTCATTAATACCTTTCGGAACATCGCCGCCGAGTGGCACAAACACCGTGAAACGGGATTGACAGGCAATCACGCCGCCCGTGTATGGGACAGCTTGGAAAAGGACGTTTCCCTGCGCTGGGCAGTTTGCCCGTCAGTGAAATCAAAGTCAGTCAGGTAA
- a CDS encoding tyrosine-type recombinase/integrase — translation MGQLGKGRFPALGSLPVSEIKVSQVKAVAARGALETAGRILQRIKSVFTYAIRTERAKNHPAVPLVGLIKAPKKKHQPALPQSELTEFYRRLMLEQAEQQTKIAMQLIMLTFVRNGELRTAEWSEFDLDGAEWSIPVAKMKMKAPHIVPLADWTLELLVEMKELTGYSRYLFPSVKDPDKYMSENNATFSYT, via the coding sequence ATGGGACAGCTTGGAAAAGGACGTTTCCCTGCGCTGGGCAGTTTGCCCGTCAGTGAAATCAAAGTCAGTCAGGTAAAAGCGGTGGCAGCAAGGGGAGCGCTTGAAACGGCGGGGCGGATATTGCAGCGCATCAAGTCTGTTTTCACTTATGCGATACGGACGGAGCGGGCAAAGAACCACCCCGCTGTTCCTTTGGTAGGTTTAATCAAAGCCCCAAAAAAGAAACATCAGCCCGCATTACCGCAATCCGAGCTGACCGAGTTTTACCGTCGTTTGATGTTGGAACAAGCCGAACAGCAAACAAAAATAGCCATGCAGCTAATCATGCTGACCTTTGTCAGAAATGGAGAGCTTAGGACAGCGGAATGGTCGGAATTTGATTTAGACGGGGCAGAATGGAGCATACCCGTCGCCAAGATGAAGATGAAAGCCCCGCATATCGTCCCCCTTGCCGATTGGACGCTTGAACTCTTGGTAGAAATGAAGGAGCTGACAGGATATAGCCGTTATCTGTTCCCATCGGTAAAAGACCCTGACAAGTATATGAGTGAAAACAACGCGACGTTTTCCTACACCTAA
- a CDS encoding PilT/PilU family type 4a pilus ATPase yields the protein MMTNPPSAKDELFTWLRHMNKYKGSDLFITTNFPPAMKVDGKITPITDEPLTSEKCMEIAFSIMSTKQIEEFSSTNECNFAISLPDTSRFRVNAMVQRGATALVFRSITSKIPNFDSLNLPPVLKDVVMKKRGLVIFVGGTGSGKSTSLAAMVDHRNENCQDHIITIEDPIEFVHQHKKSIITQREVGVDTENWFAALKNTLRQAPDVILIGEIRDRETMDYALAFAETGHLCLATLHANNSNQALDRIINFFPEERRTQLLTDLSLNLQAFISQRLIPREGGKGRVAAVEILLNSPIISEMIQKGEIHGIKEMMKKSTAMGMQTFDQALYELYERGDISFQDAIKNADSAHDLRLDIQLRSRRAQNAGPDLELI from the coding sequence ATGATGACCAATCCTCCCAGCGCAAAAGACGAATTGTTCACTTGGCTGCGCCATATGAACAAATACAAAGGCTCCGACCTCTTTATTACGACCAATTTCCCGCCTGCGATGAAAGTGGACGGCAAAATCACGCCGATTACCGACGAGCCGCTGACCTCCGAAAAATGCATGGAAATCGCTTTTTCGATTATGTCCACCAAACAAATCGAAGAGTTTTCCTCCACCAACGAATGCAACTTCGCCATCAGCCTGCCCGACACCAGCCGCTTCCGTGTCAATGCCATGGTGCAGCGCGGCGCGACGGCGTTGGTGTTCCGATCCATTACCAGCAAAATCCCGAATTTCGACAGCCTCAATCTGCCGCCCGTCTTGAAAGACGTGGTGATGAAAAAACGCGGCCTCGTGATTTTCGTCGGCGGTACCGGTTCGGGCAAATCGACCTCGCTCGCTGCGATGGTTGACCACCGCAATGAAAATTGCCAAGACCACATCATCACCATCGAAGACCCGATTGAGTTTGTCCATCAACACAAAAAAAGCATCATTACCCAGCGCGAAGTCGGCGTGGATACTGAAAACTGGTTTGCCGCACTGAAAAACACCCTGCGTCAGGCGCCGGACGTCATCCTCATCGGCGAGATTCGCGACCGCGAAACCATGGACTACGCCTTGGCGTTCGCCGAAACAGGCCACCTCTGTCTCGCCACGCTGCACGCCAACAACTCCAACCAGGCGCTTGACCGCATCATCAACTTCTTCCCCGAAGAGCGCCGCACCCAGCTTTTGACCGACTTGTCGCTCAACCTGCAAGCCTTCATCTCGCAACGCCTGATTCCCCGTGAAGGCGGCAAGGGCCGCGTAGCCGCAGTGGAAATCCTGCTCAATTCGCCGATTATTTCCGAGATGATTCAAAAAGGCGAAATCCACGGCATTAAAGAAATGATGAAAAAATCTACCGCCATGGGCATGCAAACCTTCGACCAAGCGCTTTACGAGCTGTACGAACGCGGCGACATCAGCTTCCAAGACGCTATTAAAAACGCCGACTCCGCCCACGACCTGCGTTTGGACATCCAACTGCGCAGCCGCCGCGCCCAAAACGCCGGCCCAGATTTGGAACTGATTTAA
- a CDS encoding 5'-methylthioadenosine/adenosylhomocysteine nucleosidase, with amino-acid sequence MSVQTVAVIGAMEQEIELLREAMGNVKSVSFGKFTAYEGEIAGKRMVLVLSGIGKVNAAVSTAWVIHQFTPDCVINTGSAGGLGKGLKVGDVVIGTEIAHHDVDVTAFGYVWGQVPQLPAVFVSDDLLVGKAKQAAEVFEGAAVEQGLIVSGDRFVHSSEGVAEIRSHFPEVKAVEMEAAAIAQACHQLNTPFVVIRAMSDSADEKADISFEEFLKTAAASSAKMVEKIVASL; translated from the coding sequence ATGTCTGTACAAACAGTTGCGGTCATCGGCGCGATGGAGCAGGAAATCGAGCTTTTGCGCGAAGCAATGGGTAACGTCAAAAGCGTGTCTTTCGGTAAGTTTACCGCCTACGAAGGCGAGATAGCGGGCAAACGCATGGTATTGGTATTGAGCGGCATCGGCAAGGTCAACGCTGCGGTTTCAACGGCTTGGGTTATCCATCAATTCACGCCTGACTGCGTCATCAATACCGGCAGTGCGGGCGGCTTGGGCAAAGGTTTGAAAGTCGGCGACGTAGTGATCGGCACGGAAATCGCGCACCACGACGTCGATGTAACGGCGTTCGGCTATGTTTGGGGACAAGTGCCGCAACTGCCCGCCGTATTTGTTTCAGACGACCTCTTGGTCGGCAAGGCAAAACAGGCGGCGGAAGTGTTTGAAGGCGCGGCGGTAGAACAAGGTTTGATTGTCAGCGGCGACCGCTTTGTCCATAGCAGCGAAGGCGTGGCGGAAATCCGCAGCCACTTCCCCGAAGTCAAAGCGGTGGAAATGGAAGCAGCGGCGATTGCGCAAGCTTGCCACCAGTTGAACACGCCTTTCGTCGTGATCCGCGCGATGTCTGACTCGGCGGATGAAAAAGCGGACATCAGCTTTGAAGAGTTTTTGAAAACGGCGGCGGCAAGCTCGGCGAAAATGGTGGAAAAGATTGTCGCGTCGCTGTAA
- the lepA gene encoding translation elongation factor 4, whose translation MKNIRNFSIIAHIDHGKSTLADRFIQYCGGLDLREMSTQVLDSMDIEKERGITIKAQTAALNYKARDGQVYQLNLIDTPGHVDFSYEVSRSLSACEGALLVVDASQGVEAQTVANCYTAIDLGVEVVPVLNKIDLPAADPERVEQEIEDIIGIDAVGAVQCSAKSGIGVEDVLEEIVAKIPAPTGDENAPLQAVIVDSWFDNYVGVVMLIRVKNGIIKLKDKVRFMSTKAETQVEQLGVFTPKSVQKQELKAGEVGFLITGVKELGQAKVGDTVTLVANPASEPLPGFQEVQSQVFAGLYPVESHDYEALRDALEKLQLNDASLKFEPEVSQALGFGFRCGFLGLLHLEIVQERLEREFDMDLITTAPTVVYEVVLKSGEKIEVENPSKLPDIGSIETILEPIITATILVPQEYVGNVMTLCNQKRGVQVNMQYMGRQVMLTYDLPMNEVVMDFFDKLKSTSRGYASLDYHFKEFQPSDLIKLDIMVNGEKVDALSLIVHRQSAVHRGRELAAKMRELIPRQMFDIAVQAAIGSQIIARENVKALRKNVLAKCYGGDITRKKKLLEKQKAGKRRMKQVGNVEIPQSAFLAILQVSDK comes from the coding sequence ATGAAAAATATCCGAAACTTCTCCATCATTGCCCACATCGACCACGGCAAATCGACGCTTGCCGACCGCTTCATCCAATACTGCGGCGGCTTGGATTTGCGCGAAATGAGTACGCAGGTGCTCGACTCCATGGACATCGAAAAAGAGCGCGGCATCACCATCAAAGCGCAAACCGCCGCGCTCAACTACAAAGCACGCGACGGACAGGTGTATCAGCTCAACCTGATTGACACGCCGGGACACGTCGACTTTTCTTACGAAGTTTCCCGTTCGCTGTCCGCCTGCGAAGGCGCTCTGTTGGTCGTTGACGCATCGCAAGGCGTGGAAGCGCAAACCGTGGCGAACTGTTATACCGCGATTGATTTGGGCGTGGAAGTCGTGCCTGTTTTGAACAAAATCGACCTGCCCGCCGCCGACCCCGAACGCGTGGAACAGGAAATCGAAGACATCATCGGCATCGATGCCGTCGGCGCGGTGCAATGTTCCGCCAAAAGCGGCATCGGTGTGGAAGACGTTTTGGAAGAAATCGTTGCCAAAATCCCCGCGCCGACCGGCGATGAAAACGCGCCGCTGCAAGCCGTTATCGTCGATTCGTGGTTTGACAACTACGTCGGCGTGGTCATGTTGATCCGTGTGAAAAACGGCATCATCAAGCTGAAAGACAAAGTGCGCTTTATGAGCACCAAGGCGGAAACTCAGGTTGAGCAACTGGGCGTATTCACACCGAAATCGGTTCAAAAACAAGAACTCAAAGCCGGTGAAGTGGGCTTTTTGATTACCGGCGTGAAAGAATTGGGACAGGCGAAAGTCGGCGATACGGTGACTTTGGTTGCCAACCCCGCTTCTGAGCCGCTGCCCGGCTTCCAAGAAGTACAAAGCCAAGTATTCGCGGGACTCTACCCCGTGGAAAGCCACGACTACGAAGCTTTGCGCGACGCTTTGGAAAAATTGCAGCTTAACGATGCTTCGTTGAAATTCGAACCTGAAGTTTCTCAGGCATTGGGCTTCGGCTTCCGCTGCGGCTTCTTGGGTCTGCTGCACTTGGAAATCGTGCAGGAACGCTTGGAGCGCGAGTTTGACATGGATTTGATTACCACCGCGCCGACGGTGGTTTATGAAGTCGTGTTGAAGAGCGGCGAAAAAATCGAAGTCGAAAACCCGTCCAAACTGCCCGACATCGGCAGCATCGAAACCATTCTCGAGCCGATTATTACCGCGACCATCCTCGTGCCGCAGGAATACGTCGGCAACGTCATGACTTTGTGTAACCAAAAGCGCGGCGTGCAGGTCAATATGCAGTACATGGGTCGTCAAGTCATGCTGACTTACGATTTGCCCATGAACGAAGTTGTAATGGATTTTTTCGACAAACTCAAATCCACTTCGCGCGGCTATGCCTCGCTGGACTACCATTTCAAAGAGTTCCAACCGTCTGATTTGATTAAGCTCGACATCATGGTCAACGGCGAAAAAGTCGATGCCCTGAGCCTGATTGTGCACCGCCAAAGCGCCGTTCACCGAGGCCGCGAACTGGCAGCGAAAATGCGCGAGCTGATTCCGCGCCAAATGTTCGACATCGCCGTCCAAGCCGCCATCGGCAGCCAGATTATCGCCCGCGAAAACGTCAAAGCCCTGCGTAAAAACGTCTTGGCGAAATGTTACGGCGGCGATATTACCCGTAAGAAAAAACTTCTCGAAAAACAAAAAGCAGGCAAACGCCGCATGAAACAAGTGGGCAACGTGGAAATCCCGCAAAGCGCGTTCTTGGCGATTCTGCAAGTGAGCGACAAATAA
- the lepB gene encoding signal peptidase I, which yields MSTNLIYGAIAAIVIGIFLYFISSKERQENGEWSSGLQWAYLLCMIGVFGILSFYMSFTAVLLIFVVFTGIVWAIHKGRLKKDPSHQDKAHFTDYMSGFFPIILVVFILRTFIAEPFQIPSSSMRPGLVKGDFILVNKFAYGIRTPIINNVLIPTGQIERGDVVVFNYPVQPEMNYIKRIVGLPGDTVEYRDKVLTVNGQVAPDQPNGTYSYPDDTEPSAIHNPELFQTTLNGKTFNILKEPGQPTISIPALDKYRMEIMPENDYSVEQSGLEHCQYAEDGSGFTCKVPEGRYFAMGDNRDNSADSRYWGFVDDKLIVGKAFFVWMNFGDYSRIGSSIQ from the coding sequence ATGAGCACAAATTTAATCTACGGCGCGATTGCCGCCATCGTTATCGGCATTTTCCTTTATTTCATAAGCAGCAAAGAACGTCAGGAAAACGGAGAATGGAGCTCCGGTCTGCAATGGGCGTATCTTTTGTGCATGATCGGCGTTTTCGGCATCCTGTCTTTTTACATGAGCTTTACCGCCGTATTGCTGATATTTGTCGTATTCACCGGCATCGTTTGGGCAATCCACAAAGGTCGTCTGAAAAAAGACCCGTCGCACCAGGACAAAGCCCACTTTACCGACTACATGAGCGGCTTTTTCCCGATCATCCTCGTCGTCTTCATCCTGCGCACCTTCATCGCCGAACCATTCCAAATCCCATCCAGCTCCATGCGCCCGGGCTTGGTTAAAGGCGACTTCATCCTCGTAAACAAATTCGCCTACGGCATCAGAACCCCGATTATCAACAACGTCCTGATTCCGACCGGACAAATCGAGCGCGGCGACGTCGTCGTGTTCAACTACCCCGTCCAGCCTGAAATGAACTACATCAAGCGCATCGTCGGACTGCCGGGCGATACCGTCGAATACCGCGACAAAGTCCTGACCGTCAACGGACAAGTTGCCCCCGACCAACCGAACGGCACTTATTCCTACCCTGACGATACCGAGCCGTCCGCAATCCACAACCCCGAACTTTTTCAGACGACCCTCAACGGCAAAACCTTCAACATCCTGAAAGAGCCGGGACAGCCCACCATCTCGATCCCCGCGCTCGACAAATACCGTATGGAAATCATGCCTGAAAACGATTATTCCGTAGAGCAAAGCGGTTTGGAACACTGCCAATACGCCGAAGACGGCAGCGGCTTTACCTGCAAAGTGCCCGAAGGCCGTTACTTCGCCATGGGCGACAACCGCGACAACAGCGCCGACTCCCGCTACTGGGGCTTTGTGGACGACAAACTTATCGTCGGAAAAGCCTTCTTCGTGTGGATGAACTTCGGCGATTACAGCCGCATCGGCAGCAGCATCCAATAA
- a CDS encoding DMT family transporter, with the protein MNIRSDSYAAPFLIFGCVLFGLGSLIVRFVPVGPYAVAFWRLLIAAGVFWLLCRFFGQKLPKSRRAVKYAMLSGIFLAFDLSLWHESVYAVGPGISTLLNSLQIFFLSAIGFFFFQERLNSLQVVSLILAVGGIVLIGSPEFNHNAHALWGFVSGIASGGLLALSMVFVRKTHEVERVALFPMMMVLSFGGALSLIVPALIFDSNALYPARWRDIGLVLIYGVVMQCLAWGMIAYAIPLLSLSLTGLLLLSEPVAALLIDYFWLDKPINTLQWFGVVLTLSAIYLGSLKPKNTN; encoded by the coding sequence ATGAATATCCGTTCCGACTCTTATGCAGCACCATTTCTCATCTTCGGCTGCGTCTTATTCGGGCTGGGAAGCCTGATCGTCAGATTCGTCCCCGTAGGCCCGTATGCAGTTGCATTTTGGCGGCTGCTGATTGCGGCGGGCGTGTTTTGGCTGCTCTGCCGTTTTTTCGGGCAAAAGCTGCCTAAAAGCAGAAGGGCGGTCAAATATGCCATGTTGTCCGGCATATTTCTGGCGTTTGATTTGTCATTGTGGCATGAAAGCGTATATGCGGTGGGGCCCGGGATTTCCACATTGCTCAACAGCTTGCAGATATTTTTCCTGTCTGCCATCGGATTTTTCTTTTTTCAAGAACGCTTGAACAGCCTGCAAGTTGTGAGCCTGATATTGGCAGTTGGCGGGATTGTCCTAATCGGCAGTCCCGAGTTCAACCACAATGCCCACGCCTTATGGGGCTTTGTCAGCGGAATTGCGTCGGGCGGGCTTTTGGCATTGTCTATGGTGTTCGTCCGCAAAACGCATGAAGTCGAAAGGGTGGCGCTTTTTCCGATGATGATGGTTTTGAGTTTCGGCGGCGCGTTGTCCCTGATTGTCCCCGCGCTGATTTTCGACAGCAACGCCCTATACCCGGCGCGATGGCGCGATATAGGCTTGGTCTTGATATACGGCGTGGTCATGCAATGTTTGGCATGGGGGATGATTGCCTATGCAATTCCGCTGCTGTCCCTGTCTTTAACCGGTTTGCTGTTGCTTTCCGAACCTGTTGCCGCTTTACTGATTGATTATTTTTGGCTGGACAAGCCGATCAACACTTTACAGTGGTTTGGTGTTGTTTTGACTTTGTCGGCGATTTATCTTGGTTCTTTAAAACCGAAAAACACAAATTAA
- a CDS encoding ABC transporter substrate-binding protein: MELKRRDFLKMTAALAAAGVSPSLLAAGKEQFTVYGAPAMPSVTIAVAALQGKLAKQADVSLKVWRSPDQLRAGVASGQFKVMMSPSNVGLNLRNQGQKVGMVNILTNGITQLVCKGSAIASPQDLVGKKILVPFKNDMPDIVLQALLKKLKIDAHKVGITYTATPPEAVGLFLSKDYHAAILPEPMASAGMLKGKTMGVNVVRGFDLVKAWGQAFDTKPLIPMAGIIANEEYFHAHKAQFDIFHQDLKNALNWILANRQSAAKIGKNYLPAPEPALVMGLDGARLTVTKGSEVKNEILKFYEILMQFNPKLLGGKLPDNGFFLA; the protein is encoded by the coding sequence ATGGAACTGAAAAGACGTGATTTCTTAAAAATGACCGCCGCACTGGCAGCGGCAGGCGTTTCGCCTTCATTGTTGGCTGCCGGTAAAGAACAATTTACCGTGTACGGCGCGCCGGCGATGCCCAGCGTCACTATTGCAGTAGCGGCGTTGCAGGGCAAGCTGGCGAAGCAGGCAGATGTGTCGCTCAAGGTTTGGCGTTCGCCCGACCAGCTTCGCGCGGGCGTGGCGAGCGGGCAATTTAAAGTGATGATGAGTCCGAGCAATGTCGGCTTGAACCTGCGCAACCAAGGGCAGAAAGTCGGCATGGTGAATATTTTGACCAACGGCATCACGCAGTTGGTCTGCAAAGGCAGCGCGATTGCCTCGCCGCAGGATTTGGTCGGCAAAAAAATCCTTGTGCCGTTTAAAAACGACATGCCCGACATCGTGCTGCAAGCCTTGTTGAAAAAACTGAAAATCGACGCGCACAAAGTCGGCATCACTTACACTGCCACGCCGCCCGAAGCAGTAGGGCTGTTTTTGAGTAAGGACTACCACGCCGCCATCCTGCCCGAACCGATGGCGAGCGCGGGTATGCTCAAAGGCAAAACTATGGGCGTGAACGTCGTGCGCGGTTTTGATTTGGTGAAAGCATGGGGACAGGCGTTTGACACCAAACCGCTGATTCCGATGGCGGGCATCATCGCCAACGAAGAATATTTTCACGCACACAAAGCGCAGTTTGACATCTTCCATCAAGATTTGAAAAACGCGCTCAACTGGATACTGGCCAACCGCCAAAGCGCGGCAAAAATCGGCAAAAACTACCTCCCCGCCCCCGAACCCGCCCTAGTCATGGGCTTGGACGGCGCGCGGCTGACGGTAACCAAAGGCAGCGAAGTGAAGAACGAGATTTTGAAGTTTTACGAAATCCTGATGCAGTTCAACCCGAAACTTCTGGGCGGCAAGCTGCCGGATAATGGGTTCTTCTTGGCTTAA
- a CDS encoding ABC transporter permease subunit → MIKTDKIRKPQPAVFYIIDYLWSGFAGLSVAMMVVALWAWGSAVFGEFMLPAPVEVFQKSFDLLKHFQENEIGISLWRSVVGISVALAAGLAAGLVAGRFKTAMALLKPVITVLLAMPPIIWVVMALFWFGFGNPSVLFTIIVLVAPLTFASVAVGMASVNKQHEELFDAYKLGRLKKIRYLYIPHLTGYVISSIGVAVAMGVKVVIMAELLGASEGVGARIADARAMLETSTVMAYVVLVIVFVSLFEYLITKPLEILFMPWRR, encoded by the coding sequence ATGATTAAAACCGACAAAATACGCAAACCGCAGCCTGCGGTGTTTTACATCATTGACTACCTTTGGAGCGGCTTTGCCGGTTTGAGCGTGGCGATGATGGTAGTGGCGTTGTGGGCGTGGGGCAGCGCCGTGTTCGGCGAGTTTATGCTGCCTGCGCCGGTGGAGGTGTTTCAAAAGTCGTTTGATTTATTGAAACATTTTCAGGAAAACGAAATCGGGATTTCGCTGTGGCGGTCGGTGGTGGGCATTTCGGTTGCGCTGGCGGCGGGATTGGCGGCGGGGCTGGTGGCGGGCAGATTTAAGACGGCGATGGCGTTGCTCAAGCCTGTGATTACGGTTTTGTTGGCGATGCCGCCGATTATTTGGGTGGTGATGGCGTTGTTTTGGTTCGGTTTCGGCAATCCGAGCGTGCTGTTTACCATCATTGTGTTGGTTGCGCCGCTGACGTTTGCGAGTGTGGCGGTCGGAATGGCGAGCGTGAACAAACAGCATGAGGAATTGTTTGATGCTTATAAATTAGGCCGTCTGAAAAAAATCCGTTATCTGTATATCCCGCATCTGACGGGCTATGTGATTTCCAGCATCGGCGTAGCGGTGGCGATGGGGGTGAAGGTGGTGATTATGGCGGAACTCTTGGGCGCGAGCGAAGGCGTGGGCGCGCGGATTGCGGACGCGAGGGCGATGTTGGAGACTTCGACGGTGATGGCTTATGTGGTGTTGGTTATCGTGTTTGTGTCGCTGTTTGAATACCTGATTACCAAGCCTTTGGAAATTTTGTTTATGCCGTGGAGAAGATGA
- a CDS encoding ATP-binding cassette domain-containing protein — protein MLYLENVRFEILRDPIVRDFSLNLQHGEVKALFGPSGCGKTTVLRLIAGLETPKSGTIRNTFRKTGFLFQENRLPENLTAMQNIAIFMDKPDEGEIVALAAKVGLTAGDLNKYPTELSGGMAKRVAFLRLLLCGCDLALLDEPFVGLDRDLRDILVAMLVEKIERQGMACMLVTHDRFEAARLSHEIMLLSTKGMNVQNVITLPTPLSERDSAFEETVVAREFQGIHYYE, from the coding sequence ATGCTCTATCTTGAAAACGTGCGTTTTGAAATTCTCCGCGATCCCATTGTGCGCGATTTCAGTTTGAACCTGCAACACGGCGAAGTAAAAGCTTTGTTCGGGCCGAGCGGCTGCGGCAAGACGACGGTTTTGCGGCTGATTGCGGGTTTGGAAACGCCGAAATCGGGCACGATACGCAATACTTTCCGCAAAACGGGTTTTCTGTTTCAGGAAAACCGCCTGCCGGAAAACTTGACCGCGATGCAGAATATCGCTATTTTTATGGACAAACCCGATGAAGGCGAAATCGTCGCGCTGGCGGCGAAAGTCGGGCTGACTGCGGGCGATTTGAACAAATATCCGACCGAATTGTCCGGCGGCATGGCGAAACGGGTAGCATTTTTGCGCCTGCTGCTGTGTGGTTGCGACCTTGCTTTGCTGGACGAGCCGTTTGTCGGTTTGGACCGCGATTTACGCGATATTTTGGTTGCCATGCTGGTGGAAAAAATCGAGCGGCAGGGCATGGCGTGTATGCTGGTAACGCACGACCGATTCGAAGCCGCGCGCCTGAGCCATGAAATCATGCTGCTTTCCACTAAGGGCATGAACGTGCAAAACGTGATAACCCTGCCCACGCCGTTGTCCGAACGCGATTCGGCTTTTGAAGAAACCGTGGTGGCAAGAGAGTTTCAGGGGATTCATTATTATGAGTGA
- a CDS encoding CadD family cadmium resistance transporter codes for MFSTVITAAVLYIATAVDLLVILLIFFARANTRKEYRDIYIGQYLGSVILILVSLFLAFVLNYVPEKWVLGLLGLIPIYLGIKVAIYDDCEGEKRAKKELDEKGLSKLVGIVALVTVASCGADNIGLFVPYFVTLDLVDLLVTLLVFLILIFVLVYAAQRLANISGVGEIVEKFSRWIMAVIYIGLGLFIIIENNTIQTIISII; via the coding sequence ATGTTTTCGACTGTGATTACTGCTGCTGTTTTATATATTGCTACAGCAGTAGATTTGTTGGTAATACTATTAATATTTTTTGCTAGAGCAAATACTAGAAAAGAATATCGAGATATTTATATCGGACAATATTTAGGTTCTGTAATTTTAATATTAGTTAGTTTATTTCTAGCTTTTGTTTTGAATTATGTTCCGGAAAAATGGGTGTTGGGTTTATTAGGTTTAATACCGATTTACTTAGGTATTAAAGTTGCTATTTACGACGATTGTGAGGGCGAAAAAAGAGCTAAAAAAGAATTGGATGAAAAAGGGTTGTCAAAATTAGTCGGTATTGTTGCTTTGGTTACAGTTGCTAGTTGTGGTGCAGATAATATTGGACTTTTTGTTCCTTACTTTGTGACTTTAGATCTTGTCGACTTATTAGTTACTCTTCTTGTATTTTTAATATTGATTTTTGTTTTAGTATATGCAGCACAAAGATTGGCTAATATTTCAGGTGTTGGTGAAATTGTAGAGAAGTTTAGTCGTTGGATAATGGCTGTTATTTATATTGGTTTAGGATTATTTATTATTATTGAAAATAATACAATTCAAACAATAATATCAATAATATGA